A stretch of DNA from Desulfovibrio gilichinskyi:
ATCCAGCATCAAACCTGTCGCTTTAGCATTCTTTTCAGAAAATAATTTTACGCCTGATGCTTCGCATTTGTCACTTACTAAAATGAATGGAACCGGCTCAGCGTCATGAGTCTTTATTTCAATTGGCGTAAAATGGTCGCATGTTACTAAGTAGGATGCAGTGCCTATAGGATATTTCTTAAGTATCGGTCCGACAATTTGAGCATCAAACCTTTCTATTGAAGTAATTTTGTCTTTGATGGATCCCATATGTCCAGACTCATCAGCTCCTTCCAGATGGACAAATACGAAATCGCCATGCTCCAGAAACTTCAGTGCCGCTTCAACTTTTCCGGCGTAATTTGTGTCTACAAGTCCCGTAGCTCCTGCAACATCAATTACTTCCAGTCCGGAGGCTCTGCCCAGCCCTTTGATCAGGTCAACCGCAGAAACAACTGCTCCTTTCATAGAATACTTTTCGTGGAAGTCAGGCAGGAGAAGGGGATTACCTTGCCCCCACGGCCATATGCTGACAGCTTTAGTCCCGTTGTCTTTAAGTACTTCGGCTGCTCTGCGCAAAAGTTTGTTCATCAAAGGGCTTTTGCCGAATTCTTCAATGTCCAGGGCAATTGATTGATCCGTTATGTCATGCGGCGGTCTTATTGAAAGCTTGTTTTCTAATTTTTTGCCGCCGCCTTTGTGTACAAGCAGATGTCTGTACTGAATACCGGGGTAGAAAGTAAATTCATCATCTCCAAGTTCTTTCTGAAGCAATTCAACCAAAGGTACGGATTTATCAGTAGAAATATGTCCTGATGAATAATCATACATGATTCCGTCACTTGATAACTCAGAAAGATTAACCAGATTCATGCGCCATACTAAATCATCCGGGTCAAGTTTCAGCCCTTGAGCCGCCGCTTCAATCGGGCCTCTTCCGGTATGATATTTGGATGGATCAAACCCCAGCAGAGACATGTTTGCAACATCTGATCCCGGAGGCATACTTGGTGGAACAGTCCTGCAACATCCTACAATTCCTTTGTTTGCAAGCATATCCATATTCGGAGTATGTGCAGCTTCCAGAGTTGTTTTGTTACCGAGTTCTTTGAGAGGCCATCCGCCCATGCCGTCAGCAATCAGAAAAACAAGTTTCATTTTATCCACCATTAACTTTAAAGAATTCTCATACTTACTGTTTCTCTGGTAATGAAAGACATGCTATCAATTTCTCTCAACGCTGCATTTACGTCTTTTGTGCTGGCTTTGTGAGTAGTGAAAACTATTGGGACATTCGTTTCAGAAGCTGCGCCTTTCTGCACTGCCTGAGCAATTGAAATATTATGTTCAGCTAGAATCTTAGAGAGTGAAGCCATTACTCCGGCTTTGTCCGCAACAGTGAATCTGAAATAGTATTCAGATGTTGCCAGTTCAGGGTCCAGAATATCTGCTTTCGTAATCGGAGTGTTATTAAATCCGGTATTGTCAGGAGTTCTGGAACCGGCCAGAGCCATAATGTCCGCCATGACAGCACTTCCGGTTGGAAGAGAGCCAGCTCCCTGTCCGTGAAAAAATGATGGTCCTACTGCGTTACCTTCAACTCTTACAGCGTTATAGTTTCCGCCGACCCGTGCAAGCAGCAGAGTATATTTTACCAGTGCGGGGAATACTCCGGCTTCAAGTTTACCGCCCACATCGCGAACCTGTCCGATTAATTTGATTCGATAACCTAAGTCTCTGGCAAAAAGAATGTCCTGCCCTTCGACGCGGCTGATTCCTTCTACCGGAAGCTTTGAAAGAGGGTAGTCTTTCCCATACGCAAGGCGGATGAGTACGACCATTTTGTGAGCCGTGTCTATACCTTCAATGTCAAAAGTAGGATCAGCTTCAGCGTATCCCAGTTCTTTCGCCTGTGATAAGGCTGTTTCGAATTCAAGGCCGTTGGTGCTCATTTCTGAAAGAATGTAGTTTGCAGTTCCGTTCAGAATTCCGACTATTGATTTTATGCGGTTGGCGGCAAGGCTTTCTTTTATAGCCTGAACAATTGGAATTCCTCCGGCAACACTTGCTTCATAATAGAGTCCGACACCGTTTTCTTTTGCAATCTCAAATAATTCGATTCCGCGTTCAGCTAAGAGGTGTTTGTTTGCAGTTACAACATGCTTGCCTGATTCAAGTGCTTTTTTGACAATGTCAAAAGCCGCAGTCGTTCCGCCCATCAGCTCTACAACTATGTCTACATCAGGGCATGAAGTGAATTCTTCAATATTATCTGTAAGTGTTACTCCGGGTCCGGGGAGATAGTCTCTGCGTTTTTTAATATCGCGAACTAAAACGGATACTATTTGAAACTTTTTTCCACAGCGCGCGAGAATAACATCACCGTTTTCTTCGATAATACGGGCAAGACCTGTTCCGACGGTGCCGAAACCGGCGATGGCTAATTTGACTGTTTGCATTACTACCCCTTCAAAAGTTCACTGGAATTAAAACAATATTTCCGGCTATTCATTAAAATAACCGGAAATATTTTGAATAATTATTTAGTTAGGAAGAACAGCCGAACAAATCTTTCATGCCGCGAATAGCCTGATTAATTCTCTGTCTGTTTTCTACTAAGGCCATACGCACATGATCATCACCATAACTTCCGAAACCAAGGCCGGGAGCCACAGCAACTTTACATTCACGCAGAAGTAGTTTTGAAAATTCAACTGAGCCTAAATGTCTGAACTGTTCAGGAATTTTAGCCCAAATGAACTGTGTAGCTTTCGGGGGAGTCACGTCCCAGCCGATGCGCTGCATACCTTCACAAAGAGCATCGCGGCGATCTTGATAGATATCCATCATTTCACGAACGCATTCCTGCGGTCCGCTGAGCGCGGCGCATGCTGCAATTTGAATAGGCTGGAAAAGACCGTAATCCAGATAACTTTTTATGCGTGTTAAAGCCTGTACCATTTCTCTGTTACCGCAGCAGAATCCTACGCGCCAACCTGGCATTGAGTAGCTTTTAGATAATGAGAAAAATTCAACGCCGATATCTTTTGCTCCGCGTGCCTGTAGAAAGCTTGGAGCTTTATATCCGTCAAAAGTAAAGTCCGCATATGCCAAGTCATGTATAACCAGCAGATCATTTTCTTTTGCAAAATCAACGATCTTTTCAAAGAAAGGAATTTCTGCCGTTATACCTGTAGGGTTGTGCGGGAAATTGATGATCAATACTTTAGGTTTAGGCCAAGTCTGACGCATTGCCAGTTCAAGGTCTTCAAAGAAGTCCCTGTCATGAGCCATAGGCACTGTTCTTACATCCGCACCTGCAATAATACTGGCGTAAGGATGAATCGGGTATGACGGGTCCGGGGCGAAAACGACATCACCAGGGGAAAGCATGACCAGTGCTAAATGCGCCAGCCCTTCTTTGGCGCCCATGGTAACTACGATTTCCTGATCGACATCAAGATCAACATCGTATCTTCTTTTGTACCACTTGCCCATTTCATTGCGAAGACCCTTAATTCCCTTTGACGCGCTATATCTATGGTTGACAGGCTTCTGCGCCGCCTCAACCAATTTGTCGACAATATGCTGGGGAGTAGGAAGGTCCGGGTTACCCATACCCAGATCAATAATATCTTCGCCTTGGTGGCGGAGTTGCATCTTCAGTTCGTTCACTTTGGCAAATACGTAAGGGGGCAGCCTGTGAACTCTTGGAAATTTATCCATGGTCATTACTCCTAAAAATGATATATAAAACCCGAAAAGTATTTGTAACCGTGCCACTTACTGCTGTCAAAGCTAATATGTGCCGGTTTTTATTGGAATGATAACATACTAAATGTTGATTTTATCAAAAAATCAAGAGCATATTTTTCGTAAAAAGTAAAAGTGGACGAATATTTGTGTGTTAATCTCTATTATTGCTGAACTTTTGACTGTTGGAAAATGTGATATTTACATGAATTTTATTTTATGAGTGTTGACATAGAAAAAAAATCAGGATTAATTAAACTATAATTATTATTAAGTTTAAAAATGATTTTTAACACTATTAACTTTAACTGGCGTCTGGGTAAATCCAGGGAGGTTTCTGTGGCTATCTCAAAAAAGTTCTTGAAAAGTAAGCCTGTATGCAAGGTCCGCTTTGAAGTTCCTAAAACTCAGATTGAAAACGGTGAGACTATATATCTGGTCGGTGATTTCAACGATTGGGATATAAGCTCAATACCGATGAAGAAACTTAAGAGCGGGAATTATGCTGTTACCGTCGATTTGGAAGTAGGGCGTGATTATAAATTCCGTTACTTAGCGGGAGAGAACATCTGGTTTAATGATTCAGAAGCAGATGGTTTTGAATCCACCCCTTACGGTGATGGTGAAAATTCAATACTAAGTGTTTAAACTTTATTTCCAGATTTTCTTTTAAGGGGGGAAATGCAATTAAGTTATATGTTCGCATAATCAACTAATTGATTTATCCTCCTTGACCTTGGACCCTCTTTTTTTTAGCTTCATTCTTCCCGCTACTCCTAAAGTGATTAATTATTTCTTCCAGGGAGTTAAGGTTTATAGTCGGGAAGCATAATGAAGAAAAAAAAGAGGGGGATATATGGTACAGAAAGCTGAGAAAATCTGGTTTGATGGTAAACTTGTCAACTGGGATGATGCCCAGGTACATGTGCTGACTCATACTTTGCATTACGGTGCAGGCGTTTTTGAAGGCATCAGGGCATATTGTTGCGTTGATGGAAAATCCGCAGTATTCAGATTAAAAGATCATGTCGTAAGACTTTTTGACTCTGCTAAAATTATCGGTATTAAAATCCCTTTTACCATAGATGAAATTGTTGACGCCATTATTGAGACTTTGAAAGTAAACGGCCTTAAGGAAGGATACATCCGTCCTTTGGTCTTTATCGGAGATGGCGTCATGGGAGTACATCCCGGTTCGAATCCTATTAGAGTTGCTATTGCAACTTGGCCGTGGGGTGCTTATCTAGGGGAAGAAGCTCTTGAAAAGGGAATCAGGGTAAAAACATCTTCATTTAATAGACACCATGTAAATGCAATGATGACCAAGGCGAAAGCCTGCGGTAACTACGTGAATTCTATTTTAGCCAAGGTAGAAGCTGTCACTGACGGGTATGATGAAGCTCTTATGCTTGATACTCAGGGCTTTGTTTCCGAAGCTACAGGTGAAAATATTTTTATTGTTAAAGATAATATTATTAAAACAACACCGCTCACATCTGTTCTCCCCGGCATAACCCGTGCAAGTCTGATGAAGGTTGCCCGCGATCTCGGTTATGAGGTAGTTGAACAGCTATTCACACGTGACGAGTTATATATTGCAGATGAAGCTTTCTTCTGCGGCACAGCTGCGGAAGTGACACCTATTCGTGAAGTGGATAATAGAATAATAGGCGAAGGCAAATGCGGCCTCGTGACTAAAAAGCTTCAAAAAGATTATTTTAATGTAGTCAAAGGTGGAAACGAAAAGTATTCCGGCTGGCTTGATTACTACGAGATTTAGGGTCTTTTTGATGTCCGGAGCTGTCGGTTCCAAGCTCCGGACATCTGATAATATATGGGGACCACATACGGACTTGCCTGCATAATGAGTACATCTAATCTGACAGCAAAATATCGCCCTCAAACCTTTGCGGAGGTTGCAGGGCAGCACGCAGTCAAAACTATTCTTTCCCGCGCTGCCGCGCAGGATAAGATTGCCCCTGCCTATCTTTTCAGCGGAACGCGCGGGGTCGGCAAGACTACTATTGCCAGAATTTTCGCCAAGGCACTTAACTGTGTCAACGGACCGACAGCAGAGCCTTGCAACGTATGCGAAAACTGCCGTCAGATCACCGCCGGCATAGGTGTTGATGTTGTTGAAATCGATGCTGCCTCCCATGGTAAAGTAGATGATGCCAGACGTCTTAAAGAAGATATCGGTTATGCTCCGATTGAGTTCCGGTATAAAGTTTTCATCATAGATGAAGCGCATATGCTGACAACTCAGGCATTCAATGCGCTTCTTAAAACTTTGGAAGAGCCTCCGGCTCACGCGACGTTTATCA
This window harbors:
- a CDS encoding branched-chain amino acid transaminase, with the translated sequence MVQKAEKIWFDGKLVNWDDAQVHVLTHTLHYGAGVFEGIRAYCCVDGKSAVFRLKDHVVRLFDSAKIIGIKIPFTIDEIVDAIIETLKVNGLKEGYIRPLVFIGDGVMGVHPGSNPIRVAIATWPWGAYLGEEALEKGIRVKTSSFNRHHVNAMMTKAKACGNYVNSILAKVEAVTDGYDEALMLDTQGFVSEATGENIFIVKDNIIKTTPLTSVLPGITRASLMKVARDLGYEVVEQLFTRDELYIADEAFFCGTAAEVTPIREVDNRIIGEGKCGLVTKKLQKDYFNVVKGGNEKYSGWLDYYEI
- a CDS encoding aminotransferase class I/II-fold pyridoxal phosphate-dependent enzyme, producing the protein MDKFPRVHRLPPYVFAKVNELKMQLRHQGEDIIDLGMGNPDLPTPQHIVDKLVEAAQKPVNHRYSASKGIKGLRNEMGKWYKRRYDVDLDVDQEIVVTMGAKEGLAHLALVMLSPGDVVFAPDPSYPIHPYASIIAGADVRTVPMAHDRDFFEDLELAMRQTWPKPKVLIINFPHNPTGITAEIPFFEKIVDFAKENDLLVIHDLAYADFTFDGYKAPSFLQARGAKDIGVEFFSLSKSYSMPGWRVGFCCGNREMVQALTRIKSYLDYGLFQPIQIAACAALSGPQECVREMMDIYQDRRDALCEGMQRIGWDVTPPKATQFIWAKIPEQFRHLGSVEFSKLLLRECKVAVAPGLGFGSYGDDHVRMALVENRQRINQAIRGMKDLFGCSS
- a CDS encoding cofactor-independent phosphoglycerate mutase, with amino-acid sequence MKLVFLIADGMGGWPLKELGNKTTLEAAHTPNMDMLANKGIVGCCRTVPPSMPPGSDVANMSLLGFDPSKYHTGRGPIEAAAQGLKLDPDDLVWRMNLVNLSELSSDGIMYDYSSGHISTDKSVPLVELLQKELGDDEFTFYPGIQYRHLLVHKGGGKKLENKLSIRPPHDITDQSIALDIEEFGKSPLMNKLLRRAAEVLKDNGTKAVSIWPWGQGNPLLLPDFHEKYSMKGAVVSAVDLIKGLGRASGLEVIDVAGATGLVDTNYAGKVEAALKFLEHGDFVFVHLEGADESGHMGSIKDKITSIERFDAQIVGPILKKYPIGTASYLVTCDHFTPIEIKTHDAEPVPFILVSDKCEASGVKLFSEKNAKATGLMLDKGHELMQWVLNLTN
- a CDS encoding homoserine dehydrogenase, whose translation is MQTVKLAIAGFGTVGTGLARIIEENGDVILARCGKKFQIVSVLVRDIKKRRDYLPGPGVTLTDNIEEFTSCPDVDIVVELMGGTTAAFDIVKKALESGKHVVTANKHLLAERGIELFEIAKENGVGLYYEASVAGGIPIVQAIKESLAANRIKSIVGILNGTANYILSEMSTNGLEFETALSQAKELGYAEADPTFDIEGIDTAHKMVVLIRLAYGKDYPLSKLPVEGISRVEGQDILFARDLGYRIKLIGQVRDVGGKLEAGVFPALVKYTLLLARVGGNYNAVRVEGNAVGPSFFHGQGAGSLPTGSAVMADIMALAGSRTPDNTGFNNTPITKADILDPELATSEYYFRFTVADKAGVMASLSKILAEHNISIAQAVQKGAASETNVPIVFTTHKASTKDVNAALREIDSMSFITRETVSMRIL
- a CDS encoding isoamylase early set domain-containing protein; the encoded protein is MAISKKFLKSKPVCKVRFEVPKTQIENGETIYLVGDFNDWDISSIPMKKLKSGNYAVTVDLEVGRDYKFRYLAGENIWFNDSEADGFESTPYGDGENSILSV